One window of the Pseudomonas lurida genome contains the following:
- a CDS encoding translation initiation factor 2 codes for MRLRQLCLLAVVMIGATAHAEETSSTGSSTPLSLSAGAQITELQQRLKESERQREELGKQLQSADAARESAQLSRLRQENQRLAQQLKETQGGALTRWLTEQQQWFVTGGAVALIALLCGIFASGGHRRRRQWLN; via the coding sequence ATGCGCTTACGTCAGTTGTGTCTGTTGGCAGTGGTAATGATCGGGGCTACGGCCCACGCCGAAGAAACCTCGAGCACCGGCAGTTCCACGCCCCTGTCCTTGAGTGCCGGCGCCCAGATCACCGAGTTGCAGCAACGTTTGAAGGAAAGCGAGCGCCAGCGTGAAGAACTGGGCAAGCAACTGCAAAGTGCCGACGCTGCCCGCGAAAGCGCCCAATTGAGTCGCCTTCGCCAAGAGAACCAACGCTTGGCCCAGCAACTCAAAGAGACACAGGGCGGCGCCTTGACCCGATGGCTGACCGAACAGCAACAGTGGTTCGTCACCGGCGGGGCCGTCGCACTGATCGCCCTGCTGTGCGGGATCTTCGCCAGCGGTGGGCACCGTCGCCGTCGACAATGGCTAAATTGA
- a CDS encoding response regulator transcription factor, whose amino-acid sequence MSELLLIDDDQELCELLTSWLSQEGFQVRACHDGLSARKALADSAPAAVVLDVMLPDGSGLELLKQLRNDHPELPVLMLSARGEPLDRILGLELGADDYLAKPCDPRELTARLRAVLRRSHPAAVSTQLELGDLCFSPVRGVVSIDEQEFALTVSESRLLEALLRQPGEPLDKQELAQIALGRKLTLYDRSLDMHVSNLRKKIGPHPDGRPRIVALRSRGYYYSL is encoded by the coding sequence ATGAGCGAGCTGTTACTGATAGATGATGACCAGGAGCTCTGCGAGCTGCTGACCAGTTGGTTGAGCCAGGAAGGCTTCCAGGTGCGCGCCTGCCATGATGGCTTGAGCGCCCGCAAAGCCTTGGCCGACAGTGCCCCGGCCGCCGTGGTGCTCGACGTGATGTTGCCTGACGGTAGCGGGCTTGAGCTGCTCAAGCAATTGCGCAACGATCACCCGGAGCTGCCGGTGCTGATGCTATCGGCCCGCGGCGAACCGCTGGACCGCATCCTCGGCCTGGAATTGGGCGCCGATGATTACCTGGCCAAGCCCTGCGACCCACGCGAGCTGACTGCCCGCCTGCGTGCCGTGCTACGCCGCAGCCACCCTGCCGCCGTGTCCACCCAGCTTGAGCTGGGCGACCTGTGCTTCAGCCCGGTGCGCGGCGTGGTCAGCATCGATGAACAGGAGTTCGCCCTCACCGTCTCCGAGAGCCGCCTGCTGGAAGCCCTGCTGCGCCAGCCCGGCGAGCCATTGGACAAACAGGAGCTGGCGCAGATCGCCCTGGGCCGCAAGCTGACCCTGTACGACCGCAGCCTGGACATGCACGTGAGCAACCTGCGCAAAAAGATCGGCCCACACCCGGATGGCCGGCCACGGATCGTGGCGTTGCGTAGCCGTGGTTACTACTACAGCCTCTGA
- a CDS encoding LTXXQ domain protein, giving the protein MRKTLIALMFAAALPTVAMAAMPEGPGPMGGPEGHMMGGPGHGGEHGPRGKGGPFSQLDLSKEQREQIGKLMGDQWHARKDLVKKYLDKLPAADQKAMQDEIAAGKQKTQADIRAVLKPDQQKKFDEIVKKQEQRRAEWKEFQAWKAQQPQKAQ; this is encoded by the coding sequence ATGCGCAAGACCCTTATCGCTTTGATGTTCGCCGCTGCCCTGCCGACCGTTGCCATGGCTGCAATGCCCGAAGGCCCAGGCCCGATGGGCGGCCCTGAAGGCCACATGATGGGCGGCCCGGGCCACGGCGGTGAACACGGTCCGCGTGGCAAAGGCGGCCCCTTCAGCCAGTTGGACCTGAGCAAAGAACAACGCGAGCAGATCGGCAAACTGATGGGCGACCAATGGCACGCTCGCAAAGACCTGGTCAAAAAGTACCTGGACAAACTCCCGGCCGCTGACCAGAAAGCCATGCAAGACGAAATCGCCGCCGGCAAGCAGAAAACCCAGGCTGACATCCGTGCCGTGTTGAAACCCGATCAGCAGAAGAAATTCGACGAGATCGTCAAGAAGCAAGAACAACGCCGCGCCGAGTGGAAGGAATTCCAGGCCTGGAAGGCGCAACAGCCGCAAAAAGCGCAATAA
- a CDS encoding sensor histidine kinase, whose product MRSLFWRILASFWLAIALVAGLSILLGHMLNQDAWILSRHPGLSNLPEEWTQLYEAQGEDAAQELLQQRKRQYHIDVQVLNESGEPVVRGTFPRRAAALEARQSDSQDSHLPWRRLTAEYTSEKTGDTYLLIYRIPHPELDAWHRNSLLWPLSALAIALVVLTLFSLLVTLSITRPLSRLRGAVHDLGQTTYQQNSLAQLANRRDEFGVLATDFNRMGARLQSLIGSQRQLLRDVSHELRSPLARLRIALALAERASPEEREKLWPRLTRECDRLEALISEILVLARVDADNASAEDVDLIPLLKTLQKDAQLGAPDQVVQLNADTDLHLKGWPTMIERAVDNLLRNAQRFNPQGQAIELHAQRQGERILISVRDHGPGVDAEHLSQLGEPFYRAPGQTAQGHGLGLAIARRAAERHGGSLILANHPDGGFVASIELPLEPGVATAA is encoded by the coding sequence GTGCGTTCATTGTTCTGGCGCATCCTGGCCAGTTTCTGGCTGGCCATCGCCTTGGTTGCCGGGTTGTCGATCCTGCTTGGGCACATGCTTAACCAGGATGCCTGGATTCTCAGCCGCCATCCCGGTCTCAGCAACTTGCCCGAAGAGTGGACCCAACTCTACGAAGCACAGGGCGAGGACGCCGCCCAGGAATTGCTGCAACAGCGCAAGCGCCAGTATCACATCGACGTGCAAGTACTTAATGAAAGCGGCGAGCCCGTGGTGCGTGGCACCTTCCCACGCCGGGCCGCCGCCTTGGAGGCCCGGCAGAGCGACAGCCAGGACAGCCACCTGCCCTGGCGTCGCCTGACCGCCGAATACACCAGCGAGAAGACCGGCGACACCTACCTGCTGATCTACCGCATTCCCCACCCGGAACTCGACGCCTGGCACCGCAACAGCTTGCTCTGGCCGCTGAGTGCACTGGCGATTGCGCTGGTGGTGCTGACCCTGTTCAGCCTGTTGGTCACCCTTTCCATCACCCGCCCGCTCAGCCGACTGCGCGGTGCGGTGCATGACCTCGGCCAGACCACCTACCAACAGAACAGCCTGGCGCAACTGGCCAACCGTCGCGATGAATTCGGCGTGCTCGCCACCGACTTCAACCGCATGGGCGCCCGCCTGCAAAGCCTGATCGGCAGCCAGCGCCAATTGCTGCGCGACGTCTCCCACGAACTGCGCTCACCCCTGGCCCGCCTGCGCATTGCCCTGGCCCTGGCCGAACGCGCCAGCCCCGAAGAGCGGGAAAAACTCTGGCCACGCCTGACCCGCGAATGTGATCGCCTGGAAGCGTTGATCAGCGAAATCCTGGTATTGGCGCGCGTGGATGCCGATAACGCCAGCGCCGAAGATGTCGACCTCATCCCACTGCTCAAGACGTTGCAAAAGGACGCTCAATTGGGCGCGCCGGACCAAGTGGTGCAACTGAACGCCGACACCGACCTGCACCTCAAAGGCTGGCCGACCATGATCGAACGCGCCGTGGACAACCTGCTACGCAATGCCCAGCGCTTCAATCCACAAGGCCAGGCGATTGAGCTGCACGCCCAGCGCCAGGGCGAGCGCATCCTGATCAGCGTGCGCGACCACGGCCCAGGCGTTGACGCCGAACACTTGAGCCAATTGGGCGAACCGTTCTACCGCGCCCCCGGACAGACAGCACAAGGCCACGGCCTGGGCCTGGCGATCGCCCGACGCGCGGCCGAACGCCATGGCGGCAGCCTGATCCTGGCCAACCATCCTGACGGCGGTTTTGTTGCCAGCATCGAGTTGCCGTTGGAGCCGGGGGTTGCCACAGCGGCCTGA